From the genome of Papaver somniferum cultivar HN1 chromosome 2, ASM357369v1, whole genome shotgun sequence, one region includes:
- the LOC113351423 gene encoding uncharacterized protein LOC113351423, which translates to MVQVIKGKYFKNGDVLHQHIEAKNGSYTWNGITKGMHIIRDNYFMKINNGVKTRIWLDRWIPGMNEPPSSASDLYRFYEFVYELFITNSNTWNVTHLNQLFDNETSNMIQKLYINLNKEDELIWIPAKNGVFLVKSTYNMLTKSRYQVEVNGNIVSASTWKKLWGCNIAHRIKLFSWKCLRNLNSTRSKLVIYDAEIDTRCGVCGMGEETLEHLLLECPHARKVWREVNIDIDAVTSRFDRVSNWVYWFSSGSYGIDEKWLPPVKGVLKFNIDASFDHNTNELGTAVVLRDHTRHCKGIRGKYADGILNAEMGECMAIREALSWAKRMQYTSIQVEADAELVIQTINGVSLLIPWENRNLIKEIKQLSLNFTHCSFSFTKRDNNQIADYISRTVRETTNGIEVDGEFSTAICDLLAKDQENILN; encoded by the exons ATGGTTCAGGTTATTAAGGGGAAATACTTCAAAAATGGAGATGTACTTCACCAGCATATTGAAGCTAAAAATGGTTCATACACTTGGAATGGCATCACTAAAGGTATGCATATCATTCGAGATAACTATTTTATGAAAATTAATAATGGTGTCAAAACCAGAATTTGGCTTGACAGATGGATACCAGGTATGAATGAACCTCCCTCTTCAGCCTCTGATTTATACAGATTTTATGAATTTGTATATGAATTGTTCATTACTAACTCGAATACATGGAATGTAACCCATTTGAATCAACTGTTTGACAATGAAACGTCTAACATGATTCAAAAGCTTTACATCAACCTGAATAAGGAGGATGAACTGATCTGGATACCAGCAAAGAATGGGGTTTTCTTAGTAAAAAGCACATACAATATGTTAACAAAAAGTCGGTACCAGGTTGAAGTTAATGGAAATATAGTCAGTGCTTCGACTTGGAAGAAATTATGGGGTTGTAATATTGCTCACAGAATAAAATTGTTTTCCTGGAAATGTTTAAGAAATCTGAACTCCACCAGAAGCAAACTTGTTATTTATGATGCTGAGATTGATACCAGATGTGGAGTCTGTGGCATGGGGgaagaaacactagaacacttaCTGTTGGAATGCCCTCATGCAAGAAAAGTATGGAGAGAAGTGAACATTGATATTGACGCAGTCACGAGTAGATTTGATAGAGTCTCAAACTGGGTGTATTGGTTTTCCTCAGGAAGTTATGGAATAGATGAAAA ATGGTTACCTCCTGTAAAAGGAGTTTTAAAGTTTAATATTGATGCTTCATTCGATCACAATACTAATGAACTTGGAACTGCTGTCGTTTTACGTGACCATACAAGACACTGCAAAGGCATCAGGGGGAAATACGCAGATGGAATTCTAAACGCAGAAATGGGAGAATGCATGGCAATCAGAGAGGCGCTGAGTTGGGCAAAGAGAATGCAGTACACAAGTATTCAGGTGGAGGCTGATGCAGAGCTTGTTATCCAGACAATAAATGGAGTCTCTTTACTCATTCCGTGGGAGAATCGAAATTTAATTAAAGAGATTAAACAATTATCTTTAAATTTTACTCATTGTTCCTTTTCTTTTACTAAACGAGATAATAACCAAATAGCTGATTACATCTCTAGAACTGTCAGAGAAACAACTAATGGAATAGAAGTAGATGGTGAGTTTTCTACAGCCATTTGTGATCTTCTAGCAAAAGATCAAGAAAACATTCTCAACTAA
- the LOC113348099 gene encoding early nodulin-93-like: protein MGITSVIKDSLLNKKQSILIPTSYEEQRILNSKRCTQEGVRAGTKAAVIAGIATAVPTLIAVRKVPWAKASLNYTAQALIISGASIAAYFITADKTILECARKNSREQYDNLKK, encoded by the exons ATGGGAATTACATCAGTTATTAAAGATTCTTTGTTGAACAAAAAGCAATCAATTCTGATTCCAACTTCTTACGAAGAACAGAGAATTCTAAATTCTAAAAGGTGTACTCAAG AAGGGGTTAGGGCTGGAACTAAGGCTGCTGTTATCGCAGGTATTGCTACTGCTGTGCCTACG TTGATTGCTGTTCGAAAGGTTCCTTGGGCGAAAGCTAGCCTTAATTATACCGCTCAGGCACTTATTATATCTGGAG CTTCCATTGCTGCATACTTTATTACTGCAGACAAAACTATCTTGGAGTGTGCAAGGAAAAATAGCCGAGAACAGTATGACAACCTGAAGAAATAG